The Bacteroidota bacterium genome has a window encoding:
- a CDS encoding bifunctional folylpolyglutamate synthase/dihydrofolate synthase, protein MTYRETVEYMFRQLPMFQRQGKAAYKNNLNNTILLDNYFGNPHQKFKSIHIAGTNGKGSVSHILASVLQKAGLKVGLYTSPHLKDFRERIKIDGRKIEETEVVDFINANKTFFEQIKPSFFEITVALAFYYFAKKCVDIAVVEVGMGGRLDSTNIINPILSIITNIGYDHTEFLGTSLEQIAKEKAGIIKKHVPVIIGETQNSTEQVFIEKAKLGETPISFADKIYKCNYSTLSLQNEQIFHLEKDGQAVYKNLKSNLLGVYQRKNIISSLHALEQLKKLEIAISEKNIYDGIASVSETTGFQGRWQIIGNNPLVVCDTAHNISGIMEVLSQISNTPFKNLHFVVGVVNDKNIDKILEILPKNAHYYFTRANIPRSLDEKILMKNAGKHNLRGKSYSRVEIAFSEAKKYAEKEDLIFVGGSTFVVAEVL, encoded by the coding sequence ATGACATATCGTGAAACGGTTGAATATATGTTCAGGCAATTGCCTATGTTTCAGCGACAAGGAAAGGCTGCCTATAAAAATAATTTGAATAATACTATTTTATTAGACAACTATTTCGGAAATCCTCACCAAAAATTCAAATCCATTCATATTGCAGGAACAAATGGAAAAGGTTCAGTATCTCATATTTTGGCTTCAGTTTTGCAAAAAGCAGGACTGAAAGTTGGTTTATATACATCTCCTCATTTAAAAGATTTCAGGGAAAGAATTAAAATTGATGGCCGGAAAATTGAAGAAACTGAGGTCGTAGATTTTATTAATGCAAACAAAACATTTTTTGAACAAATAAAACCCTCGTTTTTCGAAATTACTGTCGCACTTGCGTTTTATTATTTTGCAAAAAAATGCGTTGACATTGCTGTTGTTGAAGTGGGTATGGGCGGCAGGCTTGATTCTACCAATATCATAAATCCAATTTTGTCAATTATAACAAATATTGGTTATGACCATACAGAATTTTTAGGAACTAGTTTAGAACAAATTGCTAAAGAAAAAGCAGGAATTATTAAAAAACATGTGCCGGTAATTATAGGTGAAACCCAAAATTCAACAGAACAGGTTTTCATAGAAAAAGCAAAATTAGGAGAAACTCCTATATCTTTTGCCGACAAAATTTATAAATGCAATTACTCGACTCTTTCTTTACAAAATGAGCAAATATTTCATCTCGAAAAAGATGGACAAGCTGTATATAAAAACCTAAAATCTAATTTATTAGGAGTTTATCAAAGGAAAAATATTATATCAAGTCTGCATGCCTTAGAGCAATTGAAAAAGTTAGAAATTGCAATTTCTGAAAAAAACATTTATGATGGAATTGCTTCAGTTTCAGAGACTACTGGTTTTCAGGGACGCTGGCAAATCATTGGAAACAATCCGCTGGTGGTTTGCGATACGGCTCACAATATTAGTGGAATTATGGAAGTATTATCTCAGATTTCAAATACCCCTTTCAAAAACTTACATTTTGTTGTCGGAGTAGTGAATGACAAAAATATTGATAAAATTCTTGAAATTCTTCCGAAAAATGCACACTACTATTTTACCAGAGCAAATATCCCCCGATCATTAGATGAGAAGATTTTAATGAAAAATGCCGGCAAGCACAATCTTCGGGGCAAATCGTATTCAAGGGTAGAAATTGCATTTTCGGAGGCAAAAAAATATGCCGAAAAGGAGGATTTGATTTTTGTTGGAGGTAGTACTTTTGTTGTTGCTGAAGTTTTATAA
- a CDS encoding T9SS type A sorting domain-containing protein, with protein MKILNIILIIVFASFNLLGQIVNAPESIVFDEISSSYLISNTGNGTIIKMEENGTLHDFASGLFQPRGILLKDGKLFVAEGNRISGYDVNSGNNIFNIDIPAAAFLNDICGDNNGFLYTSATINNKIYKISISNSNYSIFVDSNLDSPNGLHFDAANNRIILVSFAASMPIQAINMADSSVSSLFIPSLNYLDGICVDHNGNYYISTWINEFGTGNGKILKYDANFSQETILVDGFAGPADISFNIHKMEIAVPNMIGNSILFVDLCNVNTGEISGDTIVYENTAITYSIENTPSSTYSWLISGGAIEAGMNSNSVDVLWGTSGTGKISVQETDQYNCQGEIVQIEVTIKAPSHVEILNPFKLNLYPNPASDFFAINYSLQNTKNVDISILDKNGNFVSSITDGKQNVGEYNLRLNCKSIGISSGIYFIKFLIDEQIFIKKIVII; from the coding sequence ATGAAGATTCTAAATATAATTCTAATAATAGTTTTTGCATCCTTCAATTTACTTGGTCAAATTGTGAATGCCCCAGAAAGTATAGTATTTGATGAAATTAGCAGCAGCTACTTAATATCGAACACAGGAAATGGAACCATCATTAAAATGGAAGAAAATGGGACCTTGCATGATTTTGCTAGCGGACTGTTTCAACCACGAGGCATTCTTCTTAAAGACGGTAAACTTTTCGTTGCTGAAGGAAATCGCATTTCAGGATATGATGTAAATAGCGGGAACAATATATTTAATATTGATATTCCGGCAGCAGCATTTTTAAACGATATATGCGGCGACAACAATGGTTTTCTATACACAAGTGCTACCATTAATAACAAAATTTACAAAATAAGTATTTCTAATAGCAATTACAGTATTTTTGTTGACTCAAATTTAGATTCACCAAACGGATTGCATTTCGATGCTGCAAACAATAGAATTATTTTAGTATCATTTGCTGCCTCAATGCCAATTCAGGCTATCAATATGGCTGACAGCAGTGTAAGTAGTTTATTTATTCCAAGTTTGAACTACCTTGACGGAATTTGTGTTGATCATAATGGGAACTATTACATATCGACTTGGATAAACGAATTCGGTACAGGCAATGGAAAAATTCTGAAATATGATGCAAATTTTTCACAAGAAACTATTTTAGTGGATGGTTTTGCCGGTCCTGCCGACATTTCGTTTAATATTCATAAAATGGAAATTGCTGTTCCTAATATGATTGGTAATAGTATTCTTTTCGTTGATTTATGCAATGTAAATACCGGCGAAATTTCGGGAGATACTATTGTTTATGAAAATACTGCAATTACTTATTCTATAGAAAACACTCCAAGTTCTACTTATAGTTGGTTGATTAGCGGTGGAGCTATCGAAGCAGGAATGAATTCTAATTCTGTTGATGTACTTTGGGGAACAAGCGGCACAGGAAAAATTTCGGTTCAAGAAACCGATCAATATAATTGTCAAGGCGAAATTGTCCAAATAGAGGTAACAATAAAAGCTCCGTCACACGTCGAAATATTAAATCCCTTTAAACTAAATCTTTATCCGAATCCGGCTTCAGATTTTTTCGCAATTAATTATAGTTTACAAAACACAAAAAATGTGGACATCTCCATTTTAGATAAAAATGGGAATTTTGTCTCCTCAATTACTGATGGCAAACAAAATGTTGGAGAATATAATTTACGCTTAAATTGCAAAAGTATTGGAATCTCGTCAGGGATTTATTTCATCAAATTTCTGATTGACGAACAAATTTTTATCAAAAAGATAGTTATTATTTAA